One Micavibrio aeruginosavorus ARL-13 genomic window carries:
- a CDS encoding SPFH domain-containing protein — translation MDGFISFGFIVLIMFLFVAFKGVVTVPQGYEYTLEMFRRYTRTLGPGLHLIIPFIEGIGARINMMEQVLDVPSQEAITKDNAMVKVDGVVFFQVMSAVKAAYQVSELNLSILNLTMTNLRTVIGSMDLDELLSQREKINHQLLRVVDEATAPWGVKVTRIEVRDISPPRDLVDSMARQMKAERERRAVILEAEGIRQSEILRAEGEKQAAILEAEGRKEAAFRDAEAREREAEAEARATQMLSDSIANGNVNAINYFVAQQYVETLKQFAISPNQKLIFMPLEASGVIGALGGINDLIRDAGLARDTAAATKSPWKE, via the coding sequence ATGGATGGCTTTATTTCCTTCGGTTTTATCGTGCTTATCATGTTCCTGTTCGTGGCGTTCAAGGGCGTCGTCACGGTGCCACAGGGCTATGAATACACACTGGAAATGTTCCGTCGTTATACCCGCACGCTGGGGCCGGGCCTGCATCTGATTATCCCGTTTATCGAAGGGATCGGCGCCCGCATCAACATGATGGAACAGGTGCTGGACGTTCCGTCCCAGGAAGCCATTACCAAAGACAACGCCATGGTCAAAGTTGACGGTGTGGTGTTCTTTCAAGTGATGAGCGCGGTCAAGGCCGCGTATCAGGTGTCTGAACTGAACCTCTCCATACTGAATCTGACCATGACCAATTTGCGGACCGTGATCGGGTCGATGGATCTGGATGAATTGCTGTCGCAACGGGAAAAGATCAATCATCAATTGCTGCGCGTGGTGGACGAAGCCACAGCCCCATGGGGCGTGAAGGTGACCCGGATCGAGGTGCGTGATATTTCACCGCCGCGCGATCTGGTCGATTCCATGGCGCGCCAGATGAAAGCCGAACGCGAACGCCGCGCCGTCATTCTGGAAGCCGAAGGCATTCGCCAGAGCGAGATCTTACGCGCCGAAGGTGAAAAACAGGCCGCCATTCTTGAGGCCGAGGGTCGCAAGGAAGCCGCCTTCCGCGATGCCGAGGCCCGCGAACGTGAGGCCGAAGCCGAAGCGCGCGCAACGCAAATGCTGTCGGATTCGATTGCGAACGGGAATGTGAATGCCATTAATTATTTCGTGGCCCAGCAATATGTGGAAACGCTGAAGCAATTCGCGATTTCTCCGAACCAGAAACTGATCTTTATGCCGCTGGAGGCCTCGGGCGTTATTGGTGCGCTGGGTGGTATCAACGACCTGATCCGCGATGCGGGCCTGGCGCGCGACACCGCCGCCGCAACCAAAAGCCCGTGGAAGGAATAA
- a CDS encoding NfeD family protein, with protein MESLNLFWGWFALAALFLVMEMVLPGFAFLWIGLAAAIVGVIVFVAPMLSLPIQLALFGVLGVAAYFISRRFLPHKTREEPGGIGGNVHARYIGTIVTLDEAIENGRGRARVGDTTWAVVGPDASAGASVKIIGLKDETTFRVEPV; from the coding sequence ATGGAATCACTGAACTTATTCTGGGGCTGGTTTGCCCTCGCGGCGCTGTTTCTGGTGATGGAAATGGTGTTGCCGGGCTTTGCGTTCCTCTGGATCGGTCTGGCTGCGGCGATTGTGGGTGTGATTGTCTTTGTTGCCCCGATGCTCAGCCTGCCAATCCAACTCGCCTTATTTGGTGTGCTGGGCGTTGCGGCGTATTTCATCTCCCGCCGTTTCCTGCCACACAAAACCCGCGAAGAACCGGGCGGCATCGGCGGCAACGTCCATGCCCGCTACATCGGCACCATCGTCACATTGGATGAAGCCATCGAAAACGGCCGCGGCCGCGCCCGCGTGGGCGACACAACATGGGCCGTCGTCGGCCCCGACGCCTCTGCGGGTGCGTCGGTAAAAATCATCGGATTAAAAGATGAAACGACGTTCCGGGTTGAGCCTGTTTAA
- a CDS encoding c-type cytochrome, translating to MDNMEFNKIFAAVLVAGIVASLTGFISYTVIHPHKLDENAYKIEGVVEDGAGAAAAPTGPQPILAMLASADVARGEQAAKACAACHSFNKGGANGIGPNLYGIVNANKAHLAGFAYSEGVKTKGGKWDYDSLNHFLWKPKAYIADTKMNFIGLKKPEDRAAVIAWLRTLSDSPAGLPSAAQIAAEEAELAPPAPAAEAAPAEAKPAEAAH from the coding sequence ATGGACAACATGGAATTCAACAAAATTTTCGCCGCCGTGCTGGTGGCCGGTATCGTCGCCAGCCTGACGGGATTCATTTCTTATACGGTGATTCATCCGCATAAATTGGATGAAAACGCCTATAAGATCGAAGGCGTCGTCGAAGATGGCGCGGGTGCCGCTGCTGCACCGACGGGCCCGCAACCGATTCTGGCGATGCTCGCTTCCGCCGATGTTGCGCGTGGTGAACAGGCGGCCAAGGCTTGCGCGGCGTGCCACAGCTTTAACAAGGGCGGCGCCAACGGCATCGGTCCGAACCTGTACGGCATCGTGAACGCGAACAAAGCCCACCTGGCCGGCTTCGCGTATTCCGAGGGCGTAAAGACCAAGGGCGGCAAATGGGATTACGACAGCCTGAACCATTTCCTGTGGAAGCCGAAAGCCTATATCGCCGACACGAAAATGAACTTTATCGGCCTGAAAAAACCGGAAGACCGCGCTGCTGTCATCGCTTGGCTGCGCACGCTGTCTGATTCTCCGGCGGGCCTGCCCTCTGCGGCCCAGATTGCTGCGGAAGAAGCCGAACTGGCTCCGCCAGCGCCGGCTGCCGAAGCGGCCCCGGCTGAAGCCAAACCGGCAGAAGCCGCGCACTAA
- a CDS encoding DNA polymerase III subunit chi, with the protein MSEIRFYHLQTQDLGQALPQVLTKAIAGGKRVVIRLPNDDIAEKMAAHLWTYNPDSFLPHGTKKDGFAEDQPIYITAGNDNPNKADLLITGMGVAPDDVDHFALVCEFLDGHDDAQIAAARQRWKTYKDAGHAITYWQQTPTGGWEQKA; encoded by the coding sequence ATGAGCGAAATTCGTTTTTACCATCTGCAAACACAGGATCTGGGGCAAGCCTTGCCCCAGGTTTTGACCAAGGCGATTGCCGGCGGCAAGCGTGTGGTTATCCGTCTGCCCAATGATGACATCGCCGAAAAAATGGCCGCGCATTTGTGGACATACAACCCCGATTCCTTCCTGCCCCATGGCACGAAGAAAGACGGATTTGCCGAAGACCAGCCGATTTACATCACCGCCGGAAACGACAATCCCAACAAGGCCGATTTGTTGATCACCGGCATGGGTGTGGCCCCGGATGATGTCGATCACTTCGCTCTGGTGTGTGAATTTCTGGACGGTCACGACGATGCCCAAATCGCCGCCGCGCGCCAGCGCTGGAAAACATACAAAGACGCGGGCCACGCCATTACATACTGGCAACAAACGCCGACGGGCGGGTGGGAGCAGAAGGCGTAA
- a CDS encoding leucyl aminopeptidase — protein sequence MTHFSFTTQAGQTEHASDIVIVPVYDKRAPGVATMIAPRDMGAAIQHALSTDVHFQGKTGQTLTVPAPSGTPFKKMILVGMGAAKGMDSLRAETIGGKIYTAVAATGMTSVTILANDFTGNDAHLTADLAHGFVLKSYTFDKYKSNAPKTPDYTIRIAQPHPDAAREKFAHLAPVAAGAFLARDLANEPPNVMTPGHMAARVSAALSPLGISVETILEDGMKALGMGSFLSVGQGSSHLDQDRRQRMLVMRYNGTGNAKSKPLALVGKGLTFDTGGLSLKTNMSTMKFDMGGAAAVAGAMAALAGRKAPVDVVAILGLARNDIGPDANCVDDIITAMNGKTIDVQNTDAEGRLVLADCLTYVQRRFKPHTVIDLATLTGACKAALGSTMCGVFSNDETLSKRIRTSGAKVEERGWPMPLGPEFSAAIRGTYSDLVNIGNGGPGASTAAAFLQEFIEGKTKWAHLDIAGVANGVFGHPTMPDKIGTGFGVRLLNQLIMDHFEKKPKVAAAPAPKA from the coding sequence ATGACGCATTTTTCATTCACCACCCAAGCCGGGCAAACCGAACACGCCAGCGATATCGTCATCGTTCCGGTGTATGACAAGCGCGCCCCGGGCGTCGCCACCATGATCGCCCCGCGCGATATGGGCGCGGCCATTCAACACGCACTGAGCACCGATGTGCATTTTCAGGGCAAGACCGGCCAGACCCTGACCGTGCCGGCCCCGTCGGGGACCCCGTTCAAGAAAATGATTCTGGTCGGCATGGGGGCCGCAAAAGGCATGGACAGCCTGCGCGCCGAAACCATTGGCGGGAAAATTTATACGGCTGTCGCCGCAACGGGCATGACATCCGTCACTATTCTGGCGAATGATTTCACCGGGAATGATGCCCATCTGACCGCCGATCTGGCCCATGGGTTTGTGCTGAAATCCTATACGTTCGATAAATACAAATCCAACGCGCCCAAAACCCCGGATTACACCATCCGCATCGCCCAACCCCACCCGGATGCCGCCCGCGAAAAATTCGCGCATCTGGCCCCGGTGGCGGCAGGCGCGTTTTTGGCGCGCGATCTGGCGAACGAGCCACCAAACGTTATGACCCCGGGTCACATGGCCGCGCGCGTATCCGCCGCGCTCAGCCCGCTGGGCATCAGCGTTGAAACCATTCTGGAAGACGGCATGAAGGCGTTGGGCATGGGGTCGTTCCTGTCCGTTGGTCAGGGCAGCAGCCATCTGGACCAAGATCGCCGCCAGCGTATGCTGGTGATGCGTTACAACGGCACGGGCAACGCAAAATCCAAACCCTTGGCGCTGGTGGGCAAGGGGTTGACCTTTGACACGGGTGGCCTGTCGCTAAAAACCAATATGTCGACCATGAAATTCGACATGGGCGGGGCCGCCGCCGTGGCTGGAGCCATGGCCGCACTGGCCGGACGCAAGGCCCCCGTCGATGTGGTCGCCATTCTGGGGTTGGCCCGCAATGATATCGGACCCGACGCCAATTGCGTTGACGACATTATCACCGCCATGAACGGCAAAACCATTGATGTGCAGAACACAGATGCCGAAGGGCGTCTGGTTCTGGCCGATTGCCTGACCTATGTTCAACGCCGGTTCAAACCCCACACTGTGATCGATCTGGCCACATTGACCGGTGCGTGCAAGGCCGCATTGGGCAGCACGATGTGCGGTGTGTTTTCCAACGATGAAACATTGTCCAAACGCATCCGTACCAGCGGCGCGAAAGTGGAAGAACGCGGTTGGCCGATGCCATTGGGCCCCGAATTTTCCGCGGCCATTCGCGGTACCTACAGCGATCTGGTCAATATTGGCAATGGCGGACCGGGCGCCAGCACGGCGGCCGCGTTCCTGCAGGAATTTATCGAGGGCAAAACCAAATGGGCGCACCTGGATATTGCAGGCGTGGCCAATGGCGTTTTTGGTCACCCGACCATGCCGGATAAAATCGGCACCGGGTTTGGCGTGCGTCTGTTGAACCAATTGATCATGGATCATTTTGAGAAAAAGCCGAAAGTGGCAGCTGCGCCCGCACCGAAAGCGTGA
- the efp gene encoding elongation factor P: MKIAQELRSGNVVTMDGNLMLITKAEFSKSGRNASVMKLKMKNLITGNSTEGVYRADDKFDDVVLDHKEVKYSYNDGDNYVFMDAEYNQYEITPDYMEDALKYLEDEMPCEIVMYEGRPLSIEIPTKVVREITYTEPAARGDTSGKVMKLAKLATGHEISVPAFIEIGEKVEIDTRTDEYVSRAK; the protein is encoded by the coding sequence ATGAAAATCGCCCAAGAACTTCGCTCCGGCAACGTCGTGACGATGGACGGAAACCTGATGCTGATCACCAAGGCTGAATTCAGCAAATCGGGCCGTAACGCATCCGTTATGAAACTGAAAATGAAAAACTTGATCACCGGCAACTCGACCGAAGGCGTTTATCGCGCCGACGACAAGTTCGATGACGTTGTTCTGGACCACAAGGAAGTGAAATACTCCTATAACGACGGCGACAACTATGTCTTCATGGATGCCGAGTACAACCAGTACGAAATCACCCCGGATTACATGGAAGATGCCCTGAAATATCTGGAAGATGAAATGCCGTGCGAAATCGTCATGTACGAAGGCCGCCCGCTGTCCATCGAAATCCCGACCAAAGTCGTGCGCGAAATCACCTACACCGAGCCGGCCGCCCGTGGCGATACATCCGGTAAAGTGATGAAGCTGGCGAAACTGGCCACCGGCCATGAAATTTCGGTTCCGGCCTTCATCGAAATCGGTGAAAAAGTCGAAATCGACACCCGCACGGACGAATACGTGTCCCGCGCGAAATAA
- the earP gene encoding elongation factor P maturation arginine rhamnosyltransferase EarP, producing the protein MMTTPPIHAPLSIDLFCRVIDNFGDIGVCWRFARQLVRDQGCGVRLYVDDFKTFARIEPRLDPAAPRQVIDGVTILLWTEDAIGQFYNTPDLPMADAVIEAFACDLPQTVIAAMKATTPNPVWVDLEYLSAEDWVDGVHAIPSTNPMTGMKKTLFFPGFTPRTGGLSREVGLMDAIKTFQSDTTAQNAWRARHGIPAIDPDTIDISLFCYDNAPVAALIRMLDREQIKTRLLVPAGVAPTHMAALNDFQSDHVSLHPVPFLTQDDYDKLLWTAHINFVRGEDSFVRAIWAGRPMVWQIYVQEENAHLVKLDAFLGRYSANLSPQDAEKLAQFTIMWNVEALGEGSTQVMRDFFEALPRLGPHARDWARNLAEQADLADQLVRFIRNQKDQN; encoded by the coding sequence ATGATGACCACACCCCCAATCCACGCCCCACTGAGCATCGACCTGTTCTGTCGCGTGATCGACAATTTTGGCGATATCGGGGTGTGCTGGCGGTTTGCGCGGCAACTCGTCCGGGATCAAGGATGCGGTGTCCGGCTGTATGTTGATGACTTCAAAACCTTTGCCCGGATCGAACCCCGGCTGGACCCCGCCGCCCCCCGGCAGGTGATCGATGGGGTCACCATCCTGCTCTGGACCGAGGATGCCATCGGGCAATTTTATAACACGCCAGACCTGCCCATGGCCGATGCGGTGATCGAGGCTTTTGCCTGTGACCTGCCTCAGACGGTCATCGCGGCGATGAAAGCCACCACCCCGAATCCGGTCTGGGTCGACCTTGAATATCTCAGTGCCGAGGACTGGGTCGATGGGGTCCATGCCATCCCATCCACCAACCCGATGACCGGGATGAAGAAGACATTATTCTTCCCCGGCTTCACCCCGCGCACGGGGGGCCTGAGCCGTGAGGTCGGATTGATGGACGCGATCAAAACATTCCAATCCGACACCACCGCGCAAAACGCATGGCGTGCCCGCCACGGCATCCCGGCCATTGACCCGGACACCATCGACATCAGCCTGTTTTGTTATGACAACGCACCCGTCGCCGCCCTGATCCGGATGTTGGACCGGGAACAGATCAAAACCCGATTGCTGGTTCCCGCCGGGGTGGCCCCGACGCATATGGCCGCGCTGAACGATTTTCAATCCGACCATGTCAGCCTCCACCCCGTGCCGTTTTTGACACAGGATGATTACGACAAATTGCTTTGGACCGCGCACATCAATTTCGTCCGGGGGGAAGATTCATTCGTCCGGGCCATCTGGGCCGGGCGCCCCATGGTCTGGCAGATTTATGTGCAGGAGGAGAACGCCCACCTGGTCAAACTGGACGCGTTCTTAGGCCGTTACAGTGCGAATCTGAGCCCCCAAGACGCCGAGAAGCTTGCACAATTCACTATAATGTGGAATGTAGAGGCCCTTGGAGAGGGCAGCACCCAGGTGATGCGCGACTTTTTTGAGGCCCTGCCCCGGCTGGGCCCGCACGCGCGAGACTGGGCCCGCAATCTGGCCGAACAGGCGGATCTGGCCGACCAGCTGGTCCGTTTTATCCGGAACCAAAAAGATCAAAACTAA
- a CDS encoding SEL1-like repeat protein — translation MIREVILTIVGLGLLYLGYTVVVMHFWSDSHLAVLSQELERTERAMAARSPDQKLFDVKDCDRAIDQAKVQNADPSGYDEAVRICRHVGAWGDTGVQYILGTWYKQGKHVLQNDEESQKWYLAAAMQGHVPAQLEMVLAYLRQSETAEQQGDSHQAMDYGMEAYGWFCVAQKQAETSNFTGFDAWTATRTDDGPQLMQTIANGFVEHIKRQPFFPIRKTYEKMCREYVNLYYKPPAAH, via the coding sequence ATGATCCGCGAAGTTATATTAACCATAGTGGGGCTCGGGTTATTGTATCTGGGGTACACCGTTGTCGTAATGCACTTTTGGTCTGATAGCCATCTGGCTGTTCTGAGCCAAGAATTGGAGCGTACGGAGCGTGCAATGGCCGCGCGATCACCAGATCAGAAACTGTTTGATGTCAAAGATTGTGATCGGGCTATCGACCAAGCGAAGGTCCAGAATGCCGACCCATCCGGATACGACGAGGCTGTGCGTATTTGCCGTCATGTTGGTGCATGGGGAGATACAGGGGTACAGTACATTCTGGGAACTTGGTACAAGCAGGGCAAGCATGTCCTGCAAAACGATGAAGAGTCCCAAAAGTGGTATTTGGCCGCTGCTATGCAGGGGCATGTCCCAGCCCAATTGGAAATGGTTTTAGCTTACCTACGCCAATCCGAAACCGCCGAACAGCAGGGAGATTCCCATCAGGCGATGGATTATGGGATGGAGGCGTATGGTTGGTTTTGTGTAGCACAAAAGCAGGCGGAAACGTCCAATTTCACCGGCTTTGATGCCTGGACGGCTACGCGTACAGATGATGGGCCTCAGTTAATGCAAACTATTGCGAATGGTTTCGTAGAGCACATTAAGCGGCAACCTTTTTTCCCAATTCGTAAGACGTACGAGAAGATGTGTCGGGAATATGTGAATTTATACTACAAGCCGCCAGCGGCTCATTAG
- a CDS encoding leucyl aminopeptidase, protein MSAFIHTKPVPGGKAVNLSKSGKIMTKTVKITFSKTSKSKSDTLAACVGADGAFSPEAEALNKQSGGTIRQWMDAQDHFTGKAGQVAVIAAPKNKDGVVRYMLVGMGEVADLTAAEAAVIGGKFYSALKSTGTEHATFFAAAKGAAKSDKKPKKSDEKQSLGADAIAAHIAEGVRLRAYDFDLYKSTEKGSSKKGEKKARTLQSVDIVLDDATKAAAFDRDLAAAAAGTHVARDLTNEPPNVIYPDSYAKRIAKMLQPLGIHVEILDEKKMAKLGMESHLAVGQGSARPPRVVIMRYAGKSGGKAAKSAKTAPKMTKPLAFVGKGVTFDTGGISIKPAAGMDDMKMDMGGSAAVVGLLHTLASRKAKVDVVGIVGLAENMPSDRAYRPGDIINSMAGKTIEVLNTDAEGRLVLCDALTYVQKHDKPKMIIDLATLTGAIMVALGSEYAGAYANDETLWTQLNDASQKTGEKLWRMPLDDFYRKSMVSTIADLKNISGSPHGGSCTAAGFLQHFIEGDTPWAHLDIAGTAWVNADKPLGPKGATGFGVRVLNQMVMDYYE, encoded by the coding sequence TTGTCGGCCTTTATCCATACCAAGCCCGTTCCGGGCGGCAAAGCCGTAAATCTCTCAAAAAGCGGAAAAATCATGACCAAAACCGTCAAAATCACATTTTCCAAAACATCGAAGTCCAAATCCGACACCCTGGCTGCCTGTGTTGGCGCCGATGGGGCTTTCAGCCCAGAGGCCGAAGCCCTGAACAAGCAAAGCGGCGGGACCATTCGCCAGTGGATGGACGCGCAGGATCATTTCACCGGAAAGGCCGGGCAGGTCGCCGTGATCGCCGCCCCAAAGAACAAGGACGGCGTGGTGCGTTACATGCTGGTCGGGATGGGCGAGGTTGCCGATCTGACCGCCGCCGAAGCCGCCGTGATCGGGGGCAAATTCTACAGCGCCCTGAAATCCACGGGCACGGAACACGCGACATTTTTTGCTGCAGCAAAAGGCGCAGCAAAATCGGACAAGAAACCCAAAAAATCCGATGAAAAACAATCCCTTGGCGCAGACGCCATCGCCGCCCACATTGCGGAAGGTGTGCGCCTGCGCGCCTATGATTTCGACCTGTATAAATCGACCGAGAAGGGCAGCAGCAAAAAGGGCGAGAAGAAAGCCCGCACCCTGCAATCCGTCGATATCGTGCTGGATGACGCGACCAAGGCCGCCGCGTTTGACCGCGATCTGGCCGCCGCCGCCGCCGGAACCCATGTGGCCCGCGACCTGACCAACGAGCCGCCAAACGTGATTTACCCGGACAGCTACGCCAAACGAATTGCCAAAATGCTGCAGCCTTTGGGCATCCATGTCGAAATTCTGGATGAGAAGAAAATGGCCAAGCTGGGTATGGAATCCCATCTGGCCGTGGGTCAGGGCTCGGCCCGCCCGCCGCGCGTGGTGATTATGCGCTATGCCGGAAAATCGGGCGGAAAGGCCGCGAAATCCGCAAAAACCGCCCCGAAAATGACCAAACCGCTGGCGTTCGTCGGCAAGGGCGTGACGTTTGACACGGGCGGCATTTCCATCAAGCCCGCCGCCGGCATGGATGACATGAAAATGGACATGGGCGGATCGGCCGCCGTGGTCGGTTTGCTGCACACGCTGGCCAGCCGCAAGGCCAAGGTCGATGTGGTCGGGATTGTCGGTCTGGCCGAAAATATGCCGTCCGACCGCGCCTATCGCCCCGGCGATATCATCAATTCGATGGCCGGAAAAACCATCGAGGTCCTGAACACGGACGCCGAAGGCCGTCTGGTCCTGTGCGACGCCCTGACCTATGTCCAGAAACATGACAAGCCGAAGATGATCATCGATCTGGCCACCCTGACCGGGGCGATCATGGTGGCGTTGGGATCCGAATATGCCGGGGCCTATGCCAATGATGAAACGCTGTGGACCCAGTTGAACGACGCCAGCCAGAAGACGGGCGAAAAATTGTGGCGGATGCCGCTGGACGATTTTTATCGCAAATCGATGGTGTCCACCATTGCCGACCTGAAAAACATCAGCGGGTCCCCGCATGGCGGGTCCTGTACCGCCGCCGGGTTCCTGCAACACTTTATCGAGGGCGACACCCCCTGGGCCCACCTCGACATCGCCGGGACCGCCTGGGTCAACGCCGACAAGCCACTGGGCCCGAAAGGTGCCACCGGATTTGGCGTCCGCGTCCTGAACCAGATGGTGATGGATTATTACGAGTAA
- the lptF gene encoding LPS export ABC transporter permease LptF, with product MGVFDRYLFKTLLIATVFIAVVLAAIIFLTQSLRFLELVINAGASGSAFWLLTLLALPRFFEIILPIALLAAIVFIYNRMTMDSELVVMRAIGASPARLARPALMLALGVSVVLLIMTAWLAPVTLAGMQHLRQVIKAQYSSLLFREGVFNAVAPGLTVYMRERLENGELGGLMIHDTRAQNPTPVTVIAKRGVMVATDSGQQVVVYEGSRQAMDDSTGNLTRLDFDRYLIDLPEGSGVVRQRWREPEERTLFELFRPDMNNENDRANRRDFMVEAHRRIISPFLALTYSVIGLAFLLLGPVDRRGQTRRIVAAIAAVVGIQGLYLAAFNMAQDHIGGIILMDVLVLGPLLLCGYLLSGASEAMRQKPWCRTLSSVFVSGAKNTKAGGAA from the coding sequence ATGGGTGTCTTTGACCGCTATCTGTTCAAAACCCTGCTGATCGCCACGGTGTTTATTGCCGTGGTGCTGGCGGCTATTATTTTCCTGACGCAGTCATTGCGCTTTCTGGAACTGGTCATCAATGCCGGGGCGTCGGGCTCGGCCTTTTGGTTGCTGACTCTGCTGGCCTTGCCGCGCTTCTTTGAAATCATTCTGCCCATCGCGTTGCTGGCGGCGATTGTCTTTATTTATAACCGCATGACGATGGACAGCGAACTGGTGGTCATGCGGGCCATTGGGGCCTCGCCCGCGCGGTTGGCCCGTCCGGCCTTGATGCTGGCGCTGGGGGTCAGTGTCGTATTGTTGATCATGACAGCGTGGCTGGCCCCGGTGACGTTGGCGGGAATGCAACATCTGCGGCAGGTGATCAAAGCGCAATATTCCAGCCTGCTGTTCCGCGAAGGGGTGTTTAACGCCGTGGCCCCCGGCCTGACCGTGTATATGCGGGAACGGCTCGAGAATGGTGAGCTGGGCGGATTGATGATTCACGACACCCGGGCCCAAAACCCGACCCCGGTGACGGTGATTGCCAAACGCGGTGTCATGGTCGCCACCGATTCCGGGCAGCAGGTTGTTGTGTATGAGGGGTCGCGGCAGGCGATGGATGACAGCACGGGCAACCTGACCCGGCTGGATTTTGACCGCTATCTGATTGATTTGCCGGAAGGGTCGGGCGTGGTGCGCCAACGCTGGCGCGAGCCGGAGGAGCGGACCCTGTTCGAATTGTTCCGCCCCGACATGAATAATGAAAATGACCGGGCCAATCGCCGCGATTTTATGGTCGAAGCCCATCGCCGCATCATCAGCCCCTTCCTGGCCCTGACCTATAGTGTCATCGGTCTGGCCTTCTTGTTGCTGGGGCCGGTGGATCGCCGCGGGCAAACCCGTCGGATCGTGGCCGCCATTGCCGCCGTGGTCGGGATTCAGGGCCTGTATCTGGCCGCTTTTAACATGGCGCAGGACCATATCGGCGGGATTATTTTGATGGATGTGCTGGTGCTGGGGCCGTTGCTTTTGTGCGGTTACCTGCTCAGCGGAGCCAGCGAGGCCATGCGGCAAAAACCATGGTGCCGCACCCTGTCATCCGTGTTTGTTTCCGGCGCGAAAAACACCAAGGCCGGGGGTGCAGCATGA
- the lptG gene encoding LPS export ABC transporter permease LptG has product MINRHATLNAYLGRLFAVNFLFITAILLGVVYLFDTVELLRRAAKRDVGLSRVLEMGLYKLPEVGQLIFPFAILFGAMFTFWVLTRRSELIVVRAAGFSVWQFLAPVMGVAVLIGVLQMTVINPLGAMMLGRYQVLENRYLLPEGNQIALFKEGLWLRQAYDPQAEATPAPGDDDGDAGYAIIHAAKIQLPDWELREVMVLFFDGDNNFLRRMDAARARLTRGQWNLQDVQISVPGSRAERVQRYALPTRLTADEIEESFSSPETLSFWKLPGFIATLKQTGFDATRLSIHFQSLLAQPLLFMAMVLLAATVSLRPPRFRGAMVMVMAGVLMGFLVFFLSSFLQALGASQQIPVLLAAWSPALVTLLLGGAVLLTLEDG; this is encoded by the coding sequence ATGATCAACCGTCACGCCACGCTCAACGCCTATCTGGGGCGGCTTTTTGCGGTCAATTTCCTGTTTATCACGGCCATTTTGCTGGGCGTGGTCTATCTGTTCGATACGGTCGAATTGCTGCGCCGGGCGGCGAAGCGCGATGTCGGCCTGTCCCGCGTGCTGGAGATGGGGTTGTACAAGCTGCCCGAGGTGGGGCAGTTGATTTTCCCCTTCGCCATCCTGTTCGGGGCCATGTTCACCTTCTGGGTTCTGACCCGGCGCAGCGAACTGATCGTTGTGCGCGCGGCGGGGTTTTCCGTGTGGCAATTTCTGGCCCCGGTCATGGGTGTGGCGGTCCTGATCGGCGTGCTGCAAATGACCGTCATCAACCCGCTGGGGGCGATGATGCTGGGGCGGTATCAGGTGCTGGAAAACCGGTATTTGCTGCCCGAGGGGAACCAGATCGCTTTGTTTAAGGAAGGGCTGTGGCTGCGACAGGCCTATGACCCGCAGGCAGAGGCCACCCCGGCCCCCGGGGATGATGATGGCGATGCGGGCTATGCCATTATTCATGCGGCCAAAATTCAGTTGCCGGACTGGGAATTGCGCGAAGTGATGGTGCTGTTCTTTGATGGCGACAATAACTTCCTGCGCCGGATGGACGCGGCCCGCGCCCGCCTGACCCGTGGCCAATGGAATTTGCAGGATGTGCAAATCAGCGTGCCGGGAAGCCGGGCCGAGCGGGTGCAACGTTATGCCCTGCCAACCCGGTTGACCGCGGATGAGATTGAGGAGAGCTTCTCCTCCCCGGAAACTTTGTCCTTCTGGAAACTGCCGGGCTTTATCGCCACGCTGAAGCAAACCGGGTTTGATGCCACCCGCCTGTCGATCCATTTCCAGTCTTTGCTGGCCCAGCCCTTGCTGTTTATGGCCATGGTGTTGCTGGCGGCGACAGTGTCGCTCCGGCCGCCACGCTTCCGTGGGGCGATGGTGATGGTGATGGCCGGGGTGCTGATGGGCTTTCTGGTCTTCTTCCTGTCCAGCTTCCTGCAGGCGCTGGGTGCCTCGCAACAGATCCCGGTCCTGCTGGCGGCCTGGTCCCCGGCGCTGGTGACGTTGTTGCTGGGCGGGGCGGTGCTGCTGACGCTTGAGGATGGCTGA